Proteins found in one Aliidongia dinghuensis genomic segment:
- the tssH gene encoding type VI secretion system ATPase TssH — MTEISRVALFGKLNPLAYKAIESATIFCKMRGNPFVELVHWLHQILQSPDSDLHRIIKHFELNPSQLAKDITDALDRLPRGAASISDLSVHVEDAVERGWVFGSLMFGENQVRTGHLVVGLIKTTTLRNALTAISKEFGKISGDMLTAQFGKITGGSPEEAMRSTDGAAAPGEASGAMPPAQMGKQEALKRFTVDLTEKARKGEIDPIVGRDEEIRQVVDILMRRRQNNPILTGEAGVGKTAVVEGFALRIVAGDVPPMLREVSLLSLDIGLLQAGASMKGEFENRLRQVIDEVQASPKPIILFIDEAHTLIGAGGAAGTGDAANLLKPALARGTLRTVAATTWAEYKKYFEKDPALTRRFQTVQVDEPTEERCILMMRGMASVMEKHHRVQMLDEALEAAVRLSHRYIPARQLPDKAVSLIDTAAARVAISQHAVPAEVDDSRRRIEALETELQIIGRETAIGLDTVHRQTNVTEALAAERDRLAGLEARWQTEKDLVDKVLALRAKLRGSTGTVEGTKTKLEAAAAEVAAKEPAATTGAAAPVAPAEGAEREALLAELKGLVTELETLQGDSPLILPCVDAQAVASVVGDWTGIPVGRMVKNEIETVLKLADTLNQRVIGQSHGLEMVAKRIQTSRAGLDNPNKPIGVFMLCGPSGVGKTETALALAEALYGGETNVITINMSEFQEAHTVSTLKGSPPGYVGYGEGGILTEAVRRKPYSVVLLDEVEKAHPDVHEIFFQVFDKGVMEDGEGRLINFRNTLILLTSNVGSDLIMNMCKDPELLPDAEGLAKALREPLLKVFPAALLGRIVTIPYYPLSDEMLAAIIRLQLGRIEKRIKANHKIPFTYSPDVVKLVATRCTELESGGRMIDAILTNTVLPTLSQAFLERMLEGRPVSKVEVGVADGDFTYAYD; from the coding sequence ATGACCGAGATCAGCCGCGTCGCCTTGTTCGGCAAGCTCAATCCCCTCGCCTACAAGGCGATCGAGAGCGCCACGATCTTTTGCAAGATGCGCGGCAATCCGTTCGTCGAGCTCGTGCATTGGCTGCACCAGATCCTGCAATCGCCGGACTCCGACCTGCATCGGATCATCAAGCATTTCGAGCTCAATCCCTCGCAGCTCGCGAAAGACATCACGGACGCGCTCGACCGGCTGCCGCGCGGTGCGGCGTCGATCTCGGACCTGTCGGTCCATGTCGAGGATGCGGTCGAGCGCGGCTGGGTGTTCGGCTCGCTCATGTTCGGCGAGAACCAGGTCCGGACCGGCCATCTGGTCGTGGGCCTGATCAAGACCACGACGCTGCGCAATGCGCTGACCGCGATCTCCAAGGAATTCGGCAAGATCAGCGGGGATATGCTGACGGCCCAGTTCGGCAAGATCACCGGCGGCTCGCCGGAAGAGGCGATGCGCTCGACCGATGGGGCGGCCGCCCCGGGCGAGGCGAGCGGTGCCATGCCGCCGGCGCAGATGGGCAAGCAGGAGGCGCTGAAGCGCTTCACGGTCGATCTCACCGAAAAGGCGCGCAAGGGCGAGATCGACCCGATCGTCGGGCGTGACGAGGAGATCCGCCAGGTCGTCGACATCCTGATGCGCCGACGCCAGAACAACCCGATCCTGACCGGCGAGGCGGGCGTCGGCAAGACGGCGGTGGTCGAGGGCTTCGCGCTCCGGATCGTCGCCGGCGACGTGCCGCCGATGCTGCGCGAGGTGAGCCTGCTCTCGCTCGACATCGGCCTCTTGCAGGCCGGCGCCAGCATGAAGGGCGAGTTCGAGAACCGGCTGCGCCAGGTGATCGACGAGGTCCAGGCCTCGCCGAAGCCGATCATCCTGTTCATCGACGAGGCGCATACGCTCATCGGCGCCGGCGGGGCGGCCGGCACGGGCGATGCGGCCAACCTGCTGAAGCCGGCGCTCGCGCGCGGCACGCTGCGCACGGTCGCGGCCACGACCTGGGCCGAATACAAGAAGTATTTCGAGAAGGATCCGGCACTGACCCGCCGCTTCCAGACCGTCCAGGTCGACGAGCCGACCGAAGAGCGTTGCATCCTGATGATGCGCGGCATGGCCTCGGTCATGGAGAAGCATCACCGGGTGCAGATGCTGGACGAGGCGCTCGAGGCGGCCGTCCGGCTTTCGCACCGCTACATCCCGGCACGCCAGCTGCCCGACAAGGCGGTGAGCCTGATCGACACGGCGGCAGCGCGCGTCGCGATCAGCCAGCATGCGGTGCCGGCCGAGGTCGACGACAGCCGCCGCCGGATCGAGGCGCTCGAGACCGAGCTCCAGATCATCGGCCGCGAGACCGCGATCGGGCTCGACACCGTACATCGCCAGACGAACGTGACCGAGGCGCTGGCCGCCGAGCGTGACCGGCTCGCGGGGCTCGAAGCGCGCTGGCAGACCGAGAAGGACCTGGTCGACAAGGTTCTGGCGCTCCGCGCCAAGCTGCGCGGCTCGACCGGCACGGTCGAGGGTACCAAGACCAAGCTCGAGGCGGCCGCGGCCGAGGTGGCGGCCAAGGAGCCGGCGGCCACCACGGGAGCCGCGGCCCCGGTGGCGCCGGCCGAGGGGGCGGAGCGCGAGGCGCTCTTGGCCGAGCTCAAGGGGCTGGTGACGGAGCTCGAGACGTTGCAGGGCGACAGCCCCTTGATCCTGCCGTGCGTCGACGCGCAGGCCGTGGCCTCGGTCGTCGGCGACTGGACCGGCATCCCGGTCGGCCGCATGGTCAAGAACGAGATCGAGACGGTGCTGAAGCTCGCCGACACGCTGAACCAGCGCGTCATCGGCCAGAGCCACGGGCTCGAGATGGTCGCAAAGCGCATCCAGACCTCGCGCGCCGGGCTCGACAACCCGAACAAGCCGATCGGCGTGTTCATGCTGTGCGGTCCCTCGGGCGTCGGCAAGACCGAGACCGCGCTGGCGCTGGCCGAGGCGCTCTACGGCGGCGAGACCAACGTTATTACTATCAATATGAGCGAGTTCCAGGAGGCCCACACGGTCTCGACCCTGAAGGGCTCGCCGCCGGGCTACGTCGGCTACGGCGAGGGCGGCATCCTGACCGAGGCGGTCCGGCGCAAGCCCTATAGCGTCGTGCTCTTGGACGAGGTCGAGAAGGCGCACCCGGACGTGCACGAGATCTTCTTCCAGGTGTTCGACAAGGGCGTCATGGAGGACGGCGAGGGCCGGCTCATCAACTTCCGCAACACGCTCATCCTGCTGACCTCCAACGTCGGCAGCGACCTCATCATGAACATGTGCAAGGATCCCGAGCTCCTGCCGGATGCCGAGGGGCTGGCGAAGGCGCTGCGCGAGCCGCTCTTGAAGGTCTTCCCGGCGGCGCTCCTCGGCCGCATCGTGACGATCCCCTACTATCCGCTCAGCGACGAGATGCTGGCGGCGATCATCCGGCTGCAGCTCGGCCGGATCGAGAAGCGCATCAAGGCCAACCACAAGATCCCGTTCACCTATTCGCCCGACGTGGTCAAGCTGGTGGCGACGCGCTGCACGGAGCTTGAGAGCGGTGGCCGCATGATCGACGCGATCCTGACCAACACGGTGCTGCCGACCTTGAGCCAGGCCTTCCTCGAACGGATGCTCGAAGGACGGCCGGTCAGCAAGGTCGAGGTCGGCGTGGCCGACGGCGACTTCACCTATGCCTACGACTGA